Genomic DNA from Streptomyces sp. PCS3-D2:
GTCCGTAGGTGTTGTGGACCTCCGCCACCACGCACACCAGGTTTCCGGACCGGTCGTGGCACCAGTAGACGCTCAGGGGGTTGAAGACGAACCCGAGGACCCGCGCGTGGGCGAGCATCAGCACGCGCCCGCCCGCGAGGTCTATGTCGCGCGAGGCGAGGAACTCCTCCAGACCGGCGCGGATCGTGGGGGCGCGGCCCGCGAAGTGGTCGCGCGGGTCGAACCGGGCCAGGGGACGCAGCGGGCGGGGCAGGACCGGCAGCCGGTCGAGGTCCACGCACCACAGGTAGGTGCGGTGCCGGAGGTCGTGGCGCAGCGGCGCGGTGCGGGCGTGGACGACCAGGCACTCGTACAGCGCGGCGGCGGGGGCTGCCTCCCCGGTCACCAGCGCACTCCCAGGGAGCGCGCGGCGGCCGCGCCGGAGCGGCAGCCGTCCTCGTGGAAGCCCCAGCCGTGCCATGCTCCGGCGTAGGCGGTCACGCCGGTGTTCAGGCGCGGCAGTTCCTTCTGCGCGGCGACCGAGGCGGGGGTGTAGACCGGGTGCTCGTAGAGCATGCGGCGCACGACCCGGTCCGCGTCCACACGGTCGTCGGCGCCCAGGGTCACCACGTAGTCGGCGCCGTCGGGGAGCTTCTGCAGGCGCCGCATGTCGTAGCTGACGCGGACGGCCTCGGTGGAGGGGGCGCAGGCCGGCATGTGGTAGTTCCAGCAGGCCCGGGCGCGGGGTGAGCGGGGCAGGATCCCGGTGTCGGTGTGCAAGACGGTGGGGTTGGGCTCGTAGGTGAAGGCGCCCAGGAGCCTTCGTTCGTCCTCGGTGGGGTCGGCGAGCAGGCGGAGGGCCTGGTCGGGGTGGGTGGCGATGACGACGGCGTCGTAGCCGTCGGTGGCTCCGTTCTCGGTGGTTATCCAGGCGCCGGAGCCGCGTCCCGCCCGGTGGACGGCTTGCACGGGGCTGTCGGTACGGACCCGGTGCACGCTCTTGGCCGCGGCCTGCACGTAGGCGGCGGAGCCGCCGGTGACGGTCTTCCACTGGGGGGAGCCCGTCACCGACAGGAGGCCGTGGTGGTGGAGGAAGGTGAAGAGGTGGGCGGCCGGGTAGGACAGCGCGGTACTCGCGGGACACGACCACACCGCGGAGACGAGCGGGAGGGCGAAGTGGCTGACGAAGTAGGGGGAGAACCGGCCCGCGCGCAGGAAGTCGCCGAAGGTGACGTGGTGGGAGGGCGGATCGGCGAGCAGCCGCCGGGCCCTGCGGTGGAAGACCGGAACCTGCGCGAGCAGGGCCAGGTAGCGGCCTCGCAGTGCGGGCCGGCCGGTGAAGAGGCCGGACGGGCCGCGGGCGCCCGCGTACTCCAGTCCGCAGCCGTCGCAGCGGACCGACATGCTCATCTCGGCGTCCTGGGTGGTGATCCCCAGCTCGCGGAAGAGCCTCAGCAGGGTGGGGTAGGTCCGCTCGTTGTGGACGATGAACCCCGAGTCCACACCCATGAGCCGCCCGTCGGGGCCGGGCAGTTCATGGGTGTGGGCGTGGCCGCCGAGGCGGCCGTCGGCCTCGTAGAGGGTGACCTCGTACGAGCGCGCGAGGATGTGGGCTGCCGTCAGGCCCGCGACCCCGGCGCCGACCACCGCCGCTTTCCGGTGTTCCACCTCAGCACTCCCGTCACTCGACGCGCCGCTGGGTGCGGTCGCTCACCCGTACTTCGCAGCGGGCGGGCGGGCGGATTGGTGGCGGATGATTCCTGATGCGTACGGGGCGGGGGCGGTCCGGCGTCAGGTGGGCAGGGCCATGAGGAGGAGGGGGGCGGTGGTGGGGCTGGGGGAGCCTCCGGCGGGTTCGAGGGTGAGGCCGACGGCGCCTGCGCCGGCAGTGTCCCCGTCGATGAGGACGGTGCCGTCCTGGTGGATGAACCCGGCCGGGCGCATGGTGCCGTCGTGGTCGAGCCAGAGCTGGTAGGTCCTGCCGGGTGCGGGCGCGGGCAGTCCGGCGGCGGTGAAGGCGGCCCTGTTCTGCCGCTCGGAGGCGACGACCGTGGT
This window encodes:
- a CDS encoding NAD(P)/FAD-dependent oxidoreductase; the protein is MEHRKAAVVGAGVAGLTAAHILARSYEVTLYEADGRLGGHAHTHELPGPDGRLMGVDSGFIVHNERTYPTLLRLFRELGITTQDAEMSMSVRCDGCGLEYAGARGPSGLFTGRPALRGRYLALLAQVPVFHRRARRLLADPPSHHVTFGDFLRAGRFSPYFVSHFALPLVSAVWSCPASTALSYPAAHLFTFLHHHGLLSVTGSPQWKTVTGGSAAYVQAAAKSVHRVRTDSPVQAVHRAGRGSGAWITTENGATDGYDAVVIATHPDQALRLLADPTEDERRLLGAFTYEPNPTVLHTDTGILPRSPRARACWNYHMPACAPSTEAVRVSYDMRRLQKLPDGADYVVTLGADDRVDADRVVRRMLYEHPVYTPASVAAQKELPRLNTGVTAYAGAWHGWGFHEDGCRSGAAAARSLGVRW
- a CDS encoding DUF1365 domain-containing protein, giving the protein MVTGEAAPAAALYECLVVHARTAPLRHDLRHRTYLWCVDLDRLPVLPRPLRPLARFDPRDHFAGRAPTIRAGLEEFLASRDIDLAGGRVLMLAHARVLGFVFNPLSVYWCHDRSGNLVCVVAEVHNTYGQRHCYLLHPDAGGRARAEKRFYVSPFFPIEGHYRMRLPCPGERLDLTVHLHTEAGRPFTATVRGRARPATPRALLRAAARRPWSTAAVWAGIRFHGIRLLLRGLPLQPRPRHIPQKGMVP